The Bacteroidia bacterium genome includes a region encoding these proteins:
- a CDS encoding biotin--[acetyl-CoA-carboxylase] ligase, translated as MSIREKNMTLIFGKNHLHFTEITSTNQVAVSLLETKLPEGTIITALYQTQGRGQQGSVWYSEHGKNVLFSIVLYPNFLQVQKQFYLTMAMALAVKNTVQHFIAHRNVYIKWTNDILVENKKIAGILIENQIQGEQLRSSVVGIGINVNQQEFGAMAYKATSCFLETRQVTSLEYWYKLLCEQIQSYYLKLKNQQYDAIKVEYTQNLAGYHEKRHYIANNQVIEGIILGIDDYGRLAMQQDNQVKYYEVKQIEWIFT; from the coding sequence ATGAGTATTCGTGAAAAGAATATGACACTAATCTTTGGAAAGAATCATTTGCATTTTACAGAAATTACTTCTACTAATCAAGTAGCTGTTTCTCTTTTGGAAACTAAGTTGCCTGAGGGGACAATTATTACAGCCTTGTATCAAACTCAAGGGCGGGGACAACAAGGCAGTGTATGGTATAGCGAACATGGCAAAAATGTACTGTTTAGCATAGTTTTATATCCGAACTTTTTACAAGTACAGAAACAATTTTATCTTACAATGGCTATGGCTTTAGCTGTAAAAAACACTGTGCAGCATTTTATTGCTCATCGTAATGTGTATATTAAATGGACTAATGATATTTTGGTAGAAAATAAAAAAATAGCAGGGATACTCATAGAAAACCAGATTCAAGGAGAGCAGTTGCGTAGTAGCGTAGTAGGCATAGGTATTAACGTGAATCAGCAAGAGTTTGGAGCAATGGCTTACAAGGCTACTTCTTGTTTCTTGGAAACACGTCAAGTTACCTCGTTAGAGTATTGGTATAAGCTACTTTGTGAGCAAATTCAATCTTATTACTTGAAACTTAAAAATCAACAGTATGATGCAATAAAAGTAGAATACACACAAAATTTAGCTGGATATCACGAAAAAAGACACTACATAGCTAACAATCAAGTAATAGAAGGAATTATACTCGGCATTGATGATTATGGCAGGCTAGCCATGCAGCAAGACAACCAAGTCAAATATTACGAAGTCAAGCAAATTGAATGGATATTTACTTAA
- a CDS encoding polymer-forming cytoskeletal protein: MSVFGSRNKGTNGEAAQQAGINIIGLGTTIEGNIDAQGDIRIDGKIVGNIVSKSKVVIGPTGFVEGNIIARNAEIAGETVGKVNVEELLTLKNTANVNGDITTSKLMVETGANFSGTCQMGAVVKELNGGNAETKVANVR; encoded by the coding sequence ATGTCTGTATTTGGTTCAAGAAATAAAGGAACTAACGGTGAAGCCGCCCAACAAGCTGGTATCAACATCATAGGATTGGGCACTACTATTGAAGGCAATATAGATGCCCAAGGTGATATTCGCATAGATGGCAAAATTGTTGGGAATATCGTATCAAAAAGTAAAGTAGTTATAGGTCCGACTGGATTTGTAGAAGGAAATATCATTGCCCGAAATGCTGAAATTGCAGGCGAAACCGTTGGAAAGGTAAACGTTGAGGAACTTCTTACTCTAAAAAACACTGCCAACGTCAATGGGGATATCACTACGAGCAAGCTGATGGTAGAAACAGGTGCTAATTTCAGCGGTACTTGCCAAATGGGCGCTGTAGTAAAAGAACTCAATGGTGGAAACGCGGAAACCAAAGTGGCAAACGTACGCTAA